A region from the Sinorhizobium alkalisoli genome encodes:
- a CDS encoding MFS transporter, with amino-acid sequence MSVHELSSGTVAKAEGLDRNTKRTVFAAALGTVFEWYDFFIYGSLAAFFSTLFFPKGNETAALLAALATFGAGFVLRPFGAVVFGRLGDLVGRKKTFLVTMLVMGLATAAIGLLPTYESIGWAAPALLVALRLLQGLAVGGEFGGAVTYVAEHADHNQRGLTTSWIQITATLGLFLSLLVIVLCRSSMSPEAFASWGWRLPFVGSIVLLVVSLYIRLKLHESPVFQEMKAQGKGSKNPIAETLGDSRNLRLIMVAIFGVVAGQAVIWYTGHFYSLYFMTTTLKMTHDQANFYLLIALTLGTPFFLFFGWLSDRIGRKWIVVTGCALSAFLIMPLFQALGTYGNPTLAEFRAKTSVTLAGNDCDHDQSFVGQLFSPQATTDCQKAKALLTARAVPYTVKTDAEPLRVQVNGGEAKPYNEAELLAALTATGLPDPKAPVQPNGPAVIGILFCLVFLATMVYGPLGALLVELFPVRIRYSGVSVALQLGNGWIGGFAPFVATAVVIATGNIFGGLWYTVAFAGLTAVIGALLLPETRGRDLNS; translated from the coding sequence ATGTCTGTTCATGAACTTTCGTCTGGAACCGTAGCAAAGGCCGAGGGCCTCGACCGGAACACAAAACGCACGGTCTTCGCTGCTGCGCTCGGGACCGTTTTCGAGTGGTACGACTTCTTCATCTATGGGTCGCTTGCCGCATTCTTCAGTACGCTGTTCTTCCCCAAGGGTAACGAGACCGCGGCACTTCTTGCGGCACTTGCGACCTTTGGCGCCGGCTTTGTCCTTCGGCCCTTCGGCGCGGTCGTCTTTGGACGGCTAGGCGACCTCGTCGGCCGGAAAAAGACCTTCCTCGTCACCATGCTGGTCATGGGCCTTGCAACGGCTGCCATCGGTCTCTTGCCGACCTACGAATCGATAGGCTGGGCTGCCCCTGCATTGCTGGTGGCCTTGCGTCTTCTCCAGGGATTGGCTGTGGGTGGCGAGTTCGGCGGCGCCGTGACCTATGTTGCCGAGCACGCCGATCACAATCAACGTGGTTTAACGACCAGCTGGATCCAGATCACGGCGACGCTCGGTCTCTTCCTGTCGTTGCTCGTGATTGTGCTGTGCCGCAGCTCGATGTCGCCCGAAGCCTTTGCAAGCTGGGGCTGGCGCTTGCCTTTCGTCGGCTCGATCGTGCTTCTGGTTGTTTCGCTCTACATCCGACTGAAGCTGCATGAGTCGCCAGTGTTCCAGGAGATGAAGGCACAGGGTAAGGGCTCGAAGAATCCGATCGCCGAAACCCTCGGTGATAGTCGGAATCTTCGGCTGATTATGGTTGCGATCTTTGGTGTCGTCGCAGGCCAGGCAGTTATCTGGTACACAGGCCATTTCTACAGCCTCTACTTCATGACGACGACACTGAAGATGACGCATGATCAGGCCAACTTTTACCTCCTGATCGCGCTGACGCTCGGCACGCCCTTTTTCCTTTTCTTCGGCTGGCTTTCCGATCGGATCGGACGCAAATGGATTGTCGTGACAGGTTGCGCACTGTCGGCGTTCCTGATCATGCCACTCTTCCAGGCGCTGGGGACCTACGGCAACCCCACCCTTGCAGAGTTCCGCGCTAAGACCTCGGTCACGCTCGCTGGAAATGACTGCGACCACGACCAATCCTTCGTCGGGCAATTGTTCAGTCCCCAGGCGACGACTGATTGCCAGAAGGCGAAGGCGCTTCTGACAGCCCGGGCGGTCCCCTACACGGTCAAGACCGATGCAGAACCCCTGCGGGTTCAAGTGAACGGCGGCGAGGCGAAGCCGTATAACGAAGCCGAACTGCTCGCGGCTTTGACTGCAACTGGCTTGCCTGATCCGAAAGCACCCGTTCAACCGAACGGACCCGCAGTGATCGGCATCTTGTTCTGCCTCGTGTTCCTGGCCACGATGGTGTACGGCCCTCTCGGAGCGCTTCTTGTGGAGCTCTTCCCTGTCCGTATCCGCTATAGTGGTGTTTCCGTCGCCTTGCAGCTCGGGAACGGCTGGATCGGGGGATTCGCTCCCTTTGTCGCGACGGCGGTGGTGATCGCCACCGGCAACATCTTCGGTGGACTTTGGTACACCGTAGCGTTTGCCGGACTGACGGCCGTGATCGGTGCGCTTCTCCTGCCTGAAACGCGAGGCCGCGATCTGAACAGCTGA
- a CDS encoding sigma-54 interaction domain-containing protein, whose protein sequence is MTLPEWLAGSSEEAGFLRLVLDHVSDCLVAVDTEGTIVLINDPYCRLLGGEAEEFLGRHITDVVGPQTRLHFVARGIGTHIGYPLEVRGHKLVTKQVPVHKDGRIIGAVGLALFSDYDALKKTYGRISKAELAIPSKPKAWQSKFGLDDVIGTGPLMEAHRDALKLAAAYDLPVLICGETGTGKELAAQAIHSLSDRSTGPFVWVNCASIPSELIEAELFGYEGGAFTGARSQGKPGKFELATGGVLFLDEIGDMPLALQGSLLRVLQTGEIVRVGGTNPVGIDLRIICATNKPLVELVQTGRFREDLYHRLNVLPIEVPALRERGDLAHLAEHLLARIATRLSVPAPVLTAEDHDRLVAHTWPGNVRELENALTRMIVTGHISTASLDYRHRSPSVDAKSDLKSRMKSEAHAALRAALMQAGGNKQRAAEVLGISRAQLYRLLKEQSPA, encoded by the coding sequence ATGACCCTTCCCGAATGGCTAGCAGGTTCTTCCGAGGAAGCCGGATTCCTCCGGCTTGTCCTCGATCACGTTTCCGATTGCCTTGTCGCCGTCGACACGGAAGGAACGATCGTCCTGATCAACGACCCCTATTGCCGCCTCCTTGGCGGTGAGGCCGAGGAATTTCTCGGACGGCACATCACCGATGTGGTGGGGCCGCAAACCAGACTTCATTTCGTCGCGCGGGGTATCGGCACTCATATTGGTTATCCGCTCGAAGTGCGCGGCCATAAGCTGGTGACGAAGCAGGTCCCTGTGCACAAGGACGGAAGGATCATCGGCGCCGTGGGTCTGGCGCTGTTCTCCGACTACGATGCCCTAAAAAAAACCTACGGCCGGATTTCGAAGGCGGAACTCGCCATCCCTTCGAAGCCGAAAGCTTGGCAGTCGAAGTTCGGTCTCGACGATGTCATCGGGACTGGTCCGTTGATGGAAGCGCATCGCGACGCACTTAAACTGGCGGCCGCGTATGATCTGCCGGTTCTCATCTGCGGCGAGACAGGCACCGGCAAGGAACTGGCCGCGCAGGCAATCCATTCCTTGTCGGACCGCTCTACCGGGCCATTCGTGTGGGTCAACTGCGCATCCATTCCCAGCGAACTTATCGAAGCAGAGCTTTTCGGCTATGAGGGCGGGGCTTTCACGGGTGCGCGCAGCCAAGGTAAACCTGGCAAGTTCGAACTGGCGACTGGCGGCGTTCTCTTCCTTGACGAGATTGGCGACATGCCGCTCGCCCTGCAGGGCAGTCTTCTGCGCGTGCTCCAGACCGGGGAGATCGTCCGCGTCGGCGGCACCAACCCGGTCGGCATCGATCTTCGCATCATCTGCGCTACCAACAAGCCACTCGTCGAACTGGTGCAGACGGGGCGTTTTCGCGAGGACCTATATCACCGGCTGAACGTTCTGCCGATCGAGGTTCCGGCCCTGAGAGAAAGGGGCGATCTGGCTCATCTTGCCGAACACCTCCTTGCACGCATCGCCACGCGGCTGTCCGTACCGGCGCCAGTATTGACAGCTGAGGATCATGATCGGCTTGTCGCTCATACGTGGCCGGGTAACGTCCGGGAATTGGAGAATGCCCTCACGCGCATGATCGTGACGGGGCATATATCCACTGCATCGCTCGATTATCGCCATCGGTCTCCCTCTGTGGACGCGAAGAGCGACTTGAAGAGCCGCATGAAATCCGAAGCCCATGCAGCCCTTCGCGCCGCCCTAATGCAGGCCGGAGGCAACAAGCAACGAGCAGCCGAAGTGCTCGGCATCAGCCGCGCTCAACTCTATCGACTGTTGAAAGAGCAAAGCCCCGCCTAG
- a CDS encoding methyl-accepting chemotaxis protein → MRNISMRNKLVLFICGLAFALSITAAGLVKTAMDNVSGERIEALKSQVDIAYSIMNHFYEAEKSGALSHEAALSSAANAIEAIRFEPTGYIFGYDYNGVRVLMPDKKDVGTNFIGTKDKNGVPVVKTLIELARNGGGSLQYYWPKPGLPAEEQVVKTAYARDFAPWQIVLGTGTYMDDIDGKNYQIYKNAAIIGLSVLAVSVAIAVALLRSITVPFSEIRKALGAIAAQDISYQIPYTDQPSEIGMMATSIKTLQDRVRRRLELERRDAENKLALEAEREQRLQLEEAERSVQAHVVSTISGALEALSRGDLTVRCADLGEKYAALRLNFNTAIEKLELALAVVNQKGQVISMSKDEIYRASADLARRSELQAANLEEASAAIDELAVTVRETAQGAHSAAAKVSAISQEATQSEAIVVKAISAMAGIEHSAREISNIISVIDEIAFQTNLLALNAGVEAARAGESGKGFAVVAQEVRELAQRSASAAKEIKDQISKSTLQVTEGVSLVGNAGQALQRISRQIEEADEFVASIARSAKEQDTTLSSVASSINELDVATQKNAAMAQASTEIAAALATDTEGLLSLIANFKTEASNRDTLLSEAA, encoded by the coding sequence ATGCGTAATATTTCAATGCGGAATAAGCTGGTTCTGTTCATCTGTGGCCTGGCATTCGCGTTGTCCATAACGGCGGCCGGCCTGGTCAAGACCGCCATGGACAATGTCTCAGGTGAGCGGATCGAGGCGTTGAAGAGCCAAGTGGATATTGCCTATTCGATCATGAATCACTTCTACGAAGCCGAGAAATCCGGAGCGTTAAGTCATGAAGCGGCCCTGTCCTCGGCTGCCAACGCAATTGAAGCGATCCGCTTTGAACCAACCGGCTACATATTCGGGTACGACTACAATGGGGTGCGCGTATTGATGCCGGACAAAAAGGACGTCGGGACGAACTTTATTGGCACCAAGGACAAAAACGGGGTCCCCGTCGTCAAAACATTGATAGAGCTTGCTCGCAATGGGGGCGGATCATTGCAGTACTACTGGCCAAAGCCGGGACTTCCTGCCGAGGAACAAGTCGTGAAAACGGCTTATGCGCGGGATTTTGCGCCATGGCAGATCGTGCTGGGGACAGGTACCTATATGGACGATATCGACGGCAAGAACTACCAGATTTACAAGAATGCTGCGATTATCGGCCTATCAGTACTTGCTGTCAGCGTGGCTATTGCAGTTGCTTTGCTGAGAAGCATCACGGTGCCATTTTCGGAGATCCGCAAGGCGCTCGGTGCAATAGCCGCACAGGACATCTCCTATCAAATTCCCTACACTGATCAGCCAAGTGAAATCGGCATGATGGCCACTTCGATCAAGACCCTTCAAGACAGAGTGAGAAGGCGGCTGGAGTTGGAGCGTCGCGATGCCGAGAACAAACTCGCCCTAGAAGCCGAACGGGAGCAGCGATTGCAGCTCGAAGAGGCTGAGCGATCGGTCCAAGCGCATGTTGTTTCCACGATCAGTGGGGCACTGGAAGCATTATCCCGCGGCGACCTTACCGTCAGATGCGCTGATCTAGGCGAGAAATATGCTGCCCTGCGCTTGAACTTCAACACTGCGATAGAGAAACTCGAACTGGCCTTGGCTGTCGTCAACCAGAAAGGCCAGGTCATTTCGATGAGCAAGGATGAAATTTATCGCGCGTCAGCCGATCTTGCACGCCGAAGCGAGCTTCAGGCAGCGAACCTCGAAGAGGCTTCAGCTGCGATTGATGAACTGGCGGTTACCGTCCGGGAAACAGCGCAGGGAGCGCATAGCGCAGCAGCCAAGGTTAGCGCCATCAGCCAGGAAGCTACCCAAAGCGAAGCAATTGTCGTGAAAGCAATCAGCGCGATGGCTGGAATCGAACATTCTGCGAGAGAGATCTCCAATATCATCAGTGTCATCGATGAGATTGCGTTCCAGACCAACCTCCTTGCACTAAACGCTGGCGTCGAAGCCGCTCGAGCAGGTGAGAGCGGTAAGGGCTTCGCAGTTGTTGCCCAGGAAGTGCGCGAGCTAGCACAGCGTTCAGCCTCTGCTGCGAAAGAGATCAAGGATCAAATCTCCAAGTCGACGCTTCAGGTCACCGAAGGTGTGAGCCTTGTTGGCAATGCCGGTCAGGCGCTCCAGCGCATATCGAGACAGATAGAAGAAGCCGATGAATTCGTAGCAAGTATTGCCCGTAGCGCCAAAGAACAGGACACGACACTCTCCAGCGTGGCAAGCTCGATCAATGAACTTGACGTGGCAACCCAGAAAAATGCTGCCATGGCGCAGGCATCGACCGAAATTGCAGCGGCTTTGGCAACTGATACCGAAGGCCTGCTCAGCTTGATTGCCAACTTCAAAACCGAAGCCAGCAATCGTGACACTCTTCTTTCTGAGGCTGCGTAA
- a CDS encoding alpha/beta fold hydrolase: MHTETIEIGDTIVRVSGAGKPLVFVHGFTTTAEFWRGQVEAFSSRYKVIRINLPGHGVSPRPAGRSYTIDAFANDVLEVFRKLDIRQAVLVGLSMGGTIAQNFTLAHPERVQALVLVGATPHGLGEDVNVDNVLKAIDDLGVVQASQNVIDRSFGSAASQELLNFARQEVARTPDFVAREAIASLNASDSRSRLGDIRVPTLVVVGNEDIITPPAESVILAEGIPDSRLEVVENAGHFPMLEQPHKFNEMLAAFLRACEDPVSQASGQGLSQHAI; this comes from the coding sequence ATGCATACAGAAACAATAGAGATAGGCGATACGATCGTCCGGGTGTCGGGCGCGGGCAAACCGCTCGTCTTCGTGCACGGATTTACGACGACCGCGGAATTCTGGCGCGGGCAGGTCGAGGCCTTCTCATCCCGCTACAAAGTCATCCGTATCAACCTGCCGGGGCACGGCGTGTCGCCAAGGCCTGCCGGTCGCAGCTATACCATCGACGCCTTCGCAAACGACGTGCTCGAAGTCTTCCGCAAGCTCGACATCCGCCAGGCCGTCCTTGTCGGCCTCTCCATGGGCGGAACGATCGCACAAAACTTTACGCTGGCGCATCCGGAGCGCGTACAGGCGTTGGTGCTCGTCGGAGCGACGCCGCACGGGCTCGGAGAGGACGTTAATGTCGATAACGTTCTGAAGGCGATCGACGACCTCGGCGTCGTCCAGGCCAGCCAGAACGTCATCGATCGGTCGTTCGGCAGCGCGGCCAGTCAGGAACTCCTGAACTTTGCCAGGCAGGAGGTCGCACGGACCCCCGATTTCGTGGCGCGCGAAGCGATCGCGTCACTGAATGCATCTGACAGCCGTTCGCGTCTTGGTGACATCAGGGTCCCGACCCTGGTGGTCGTCGGAAACGAGGATATCATCACGCCGCCGGCGGAGTCGGTGATCCTGGCTGAGGGCATACCGGACAGCAGGCTGGAGGTGGTCGAGAATGCGGGGCACTTCCCGATGCTCGAGCAGCCTCACAAATTCAATGAAATGCTGGCAGCATTTCTGCGGGCCTGTGAAGATCCGGTTTCTCAGGCGAGCGGCCAAGGCCTCTCGCAACATGCCATCTAG
- a CDS encoding helix-turn-helix transcriptional regulator has protein sequence MTVASIAREAGISVRALQLAFRRFKGTTPLSYLQAMRLAAAREELLNSTSPPSISTVARKAGFTHMGRFAAAYSEAYGETPSETFASSGSIVARGDRQARENRLR, from the coding sequence ATGACGGTGGCATCCATTGCGCGCGAGGCTGGGATAAGCGTCAGGGCCTTGCAGCTCGCGTTCAGGCGGTTCAAAGGGACTACACCTCTCAGCTATCTCCAAGCGATGCGGCTCGCGGCTGCACGCGAGGAGTTGCTAAACAGCACGTCCCCACCATCGATTTCTACCGTGGCGCGGAAGGCTGGATTCACGCACATGGGACGGTTCGCTGCAGCCTATAGTGAAGCGTATGGGGAGACTCCGTCGGAGACGTTTGCTTCGTCAGGGAGCATCGTCGCGAGAGGCGATCGACAAGCTCGCGAAAATCGACTTCGGTGA
- a CDS encoding CobW family GTP-binding protein — protein MRKINATILTGFLGAGKTTLLNRLLTERPDERIAVVINEFGQVGIDGKLVIETTEDVVELNNGCICCTVRDDLIGALRNLLASDRAFDRIVIETSGLADPAPVIQSFVLDEVLSSHVQLDAIVTVVDACHVDQQLGQDEAVEQISFADLILLNKTDLVSLDKLAVVERRIRQLNPLARVVHTKDCAIPMSSVLDLGAFDLKNILSIDPAILEDHEHEHDQSISCVALQRAEPLDPAAFNSWLNRLVQASGADILRMKGVVNFAGEARRYVFHGVHMTLEGRPGKPWMGDPRLSEIVFIGRNLDEAELGRGLESCVPCALAVAT, from the coding sequence ATGAGAAAAATCAACGCGACCATTCTCACCGGCTTTCTGGGCGCGGGCAAAACAACGCTGCTCAACCGTCTTCTGACCGAACGCCCCGATGAGCGTATCGCGGTCGTCATCAATGAGTTTGGTCAGGTCGGTATCGACGGCAAGCTTGTCATCGAAACGACGGAGGACGTCGTCGAACTGAATAACGGCTGCATTTGCTGCACGGTGCGCGACGACCTGATCGGCGCCCTTCGCAATCTTCTTGCGTCAGATCGCGCCTTCGATCGCATCGTCATCGAAACGTCGGGTCTCGCCGATCCGGCGCCCGTCATCCAATCCTTCGTTCTGGACGAGGTCTTGTCGAGCCATGTTCAACTGGACGCGATCGTCACGGTTGTCGATGCCTGTCACGTCGATCAGCAGCTCGGTCAGGATGAAGCCGTCGAACAGATCAGCTTTGCCGATCTCATCCTGCTCAACAAAACCGATCTGGTGTCCTTGGATAAGTTGGCCGTGGTGGAGAGACGTATCAGGCAGCTCAATCCGCTGGCTCGGGTCGTTCACACCAAAGACTGTGCTATTCCGATGAGCTCGGTTCTCGACCTTGGTGCCTTCGACCTCAAGAACATCTTGTCGATCGATCCGGCCATCCTCGAAGATCATGAGCATGAACATGACCAGTCCATTTCCTGCGTCGCATTGCAGCGTGCAGAACCATTGGACCCAGCCGCCTTCAATAGCTGGCTGAACCGCCTCGTACAGGCGAGCGGCGCCGATATCCTACGGATGAAGGGGGTGGTGAACTTCGCCGGCGAAGCCCGCCGCTATGTATTCCACGGCGTCCATATGACGCTCGAGGGCCGTCCGGGAAAGCCATGGATGGGCGATCCCCGCCTGAGCGAGATCGTCTTTATCGGCCGCAATCTCGACGAGGCAGAGCTTGGCCGCGGTCTCGAAAGTTGTGTTCCTTGCGCCCTGGCCGTGGCCACATGA
- a CDS encoding DUF1097 domain-containing protein: protein MPPLVAAMISLGVLGALDTYITATLFPVPVWVTFIAWASFFACGGGQAGLIKSLASNWAGVTIASITLLIVEFGPAHPLFAAILVGAETSLVVLTSAVPILNFTPAVVFGFASLVGTSAATDTTIVTSGLSHSTLVTMAAMLLGAIFGFVSEFGTRLLAGPKAMAA from the coding sequence ATGCCACCTCTTGTCGCTGCAATGATCAGTCTCGGTGTTCTGGGTGCACTCGACACCTATATCACGGCGACCCTGTTTCCGGTTCCGGTCTGGGTCACCTTTATTGCCTGGGCATCGTTCTTCGCTTGTGGAGGCGGCCAGGCAGGACTGATCAAATCGCTCGCCTCTAACTGGGCGGGTGTCACGATTGCCTCAATCACCCTGTTGATCGTCGAGTTTGGCCCCGCCCATCCCCTGTTCGCAGCCATCCTTGTCGGTGCTGAAACTTCGCTCGTGGTTCTCACCTCCGCAGTGCCAATCTTGAATTTCACGCCTGCTGTCGTGTTTGGCTTTGCCTCCCTCGTCGGCACGTCGGCGGCAACCGACACCACCATCGTCACGTCCGGACTGTCCCATTCAACTCTGGTGACGATGGCCGCCATGCTGCTTGGAGCGATCTTCGGGTTCGTCTCGGAGTTCGGCACGCGCCTGCTCGCCGGCCCCAAGGCGATGGCGGCCTGA
- a CDS encoding PLP-dependent transferase, with protein MSSKITRNQPVSGKASPDVNDLGFSTRSIHEPFPSTAIASLRSGPSASVCGRTTLVHPGGADKDRSATWLLEHKLARLEGAEAGLVLSSGLVAFRTLARSFLAAGDEIIVHRPVCTDTAYLMLEIVSAVGAKLVAVDLSEPSAIGRSITERTRLVYFDTPTNPLNSVLDVSAISEHAHAFGLKVAVDSTFATPALQRPLGHGADIVLHSLSKYMNGHGDTVGGALLGTAADIRKLRNESLRERHDTIISPQAAFLILRGLSTLALRMNQHCNTAHVLALTLEAHPSVAWVRYPFLTSHPDHEIARRQMSGGSGMLAFGLETGPEGATAMIKRLSLIRSGGDLAEVGSFICGSARLTNARHLSLAGSQFCVNLGEDVIRCSVGLEDAEDLVEDLLTALEFGQPDSDQPDLRR; from the coding sequence ATGAGCAGCAAGATAACGAGAAACCAGCCAGTTTCGGGCAAGGCCTCGCCTGACGTCAATGATCTCGGCTTTTCGACCCGCTCCATACATGAGCCGTTCCCGTCTACTGCGATTGCGTCCCTTCGCAGTGGACCATCGGCTTCTGTCTGCGGTCGGACCACACTTGTCCATCCAGGCGGTGCGGACAAAGACCGTTCGGCGACATGGCTGCTCGAGCACAAGCTTGCCCGTCTTGAAGGAGCGGAGGCCGGTCTTGTCCTCTCCTCAGGTCTGGTTGCCTTTCGCACGCTTGCCCGGTCATTTCTTGCTGCCGGAGACGAGATTATTGTTCACAGGCCGGTCTGCACCGACACAGCGTACCTAATGCTGGAGATTGTTTCGGCGGTCGGCGCAAAGCTGGTCGCGGTGGATCTTTCAGAGCCGAGCGCGATCGGCCGTTCGATAACCGAACGGACAAGATTAGTGTATTTCGATACGCCCACCAATCCACTGAACAGCGTTCTGGATGTCTCAGCCATTTCTGAACACGCTCACGCGTTCGGCCTCAAGGTGGCAGTTGACAGCACATTTGCAACGCCGGCCCTCCAAAGGCCGCTTGGACATGGGGCGGACATCGTGCTGCACTCGCTGTCGAAATACATGAACGGGCACGGTGATACGGTCGGCGGCGCATTACTCGGGACGGCGGCGGATATTCGAAAATTGCGCAATGAAAGCCTGCGCGAGCGCCATGACACCATCATCTCGCCGCAAGCTGCGTTCCTGATCCTGCGCGGGCTAAGTACTCTGGCGCTCAGAATGAATCAGCATTGCAACACCGCGCACGTCCTTGCTCTGACACTGGAGGCCCATCCCTCGGTTGCCTGGGTGAGATATCCTTTCCTCACGTCACATCCCGATCATGAAATTGCACGCCGCCAGATGTCGGGCGGCTCGGGGATGCTCGCCTTTGGGCTTGAGACGGGCCCGGAGGGCGCCACGGCAATGATTAAGAGACTGAGCCTGATCAGGTCAGGCGGAGATTTAGCGGAGGTCGGTAGCTTCATCTGCGGTTCAGCTCGGCTCACCAATGCCCGTCATCTGTCTCTTGCCGGCAGCCAATTCTGCGTCAACCTTGGCGAGGACGTCATACGATGCTCGGTTGGCCTCGAGGACGCCGAGGATCTCGTTGAAGATCTTCTGACCGCGCTCGAATTTGGACAGCCTGATTCCGACCAACCGGACCTCAGGCGCTAG
- the acs gene encoding acetate--CoA ligase encodes MSAKTYPVLKSAKVRALIDDEKYQKWYQESIEDPEKFWGKHGKRIDWFKPYTKVKNTSFKGKVPIKWFEDGLTNVSYNCIDRHLKTHGERTAIIWEGDNPYIDKKITYNELYEHVCRMANVLKKHGVKKGDRVTIYMPMIPEAAYAMLACARIGAVHSVVFGGFSPEALAGRIVDCESTFVITCDEGVRGGKPVPLKENTDTAIDIAAKQYVIVNKVLVVRRTGGKVGWAPGRDIWYHEEIHTVKADCQPAKMKAEDPLFILYTSGSTGKPKGVLHTTGGYLVYASMTHEYVFDYHDGDIYWCTADVGWVTGHSYIVYGPLSNCATTLMFEGVPTFPDAGRFWEIVDKHKVNIFYTAPTAIRSLMGAGDEYVKRSDRSTLRLLGSVGEPTNPEAWEWYHRVVGDERCPIVDTWWQTETGGIMITPLPGATALKPGSATRPFFGVKPELVDNEGQVLEGATDGNLCITDSWPGQARSVYGDHDRFVQTYFSTYKGKYFTGDGCRRDEDGYYWITGRVDDVLNVSGHRLGTAEVESALVSHHLVSEAAVVGYPHTIKGQGIYCYVTLMSGHEGNDALRADLVKHVRTEIGPIATPDKIQFAPGLPKTRSGKIMRRILRKIAEDDFGALGDTSTLADPAVVDDLIANRQNKVPQ; translated from the coding sequence ATGTCAGCCAAAACCTATCCGGTGCTGAAATCGGCAAAAGTTCGTGCCCTGATCGATGATGAGAAGTACCAGAAGTGGTATCAGGAGAGCATCGAGGATCCCGAGAAGTTCTGGGGCAAGCACGGCAAGCGGATCGACTGGTTCAAGCCCTACACGAAGGTCAAGAACACGTCCTTCAAGGGCAAGGTCCCGATCAAGTGGTTCGAGGACGGCCTGACCAACGTCTCCTACAACTGCATCGATCGGCACCTGAAGACGCATGGCGAACGCACCGCCATCATCTGGGAAGGCGACAACCCCTATATCGACAAGAAGATCACCTATAACGAGCTCTACGAGCACGTCTGCCGTATGGCGAACGTCCTCAAGAAGCACGGCGTGAAGAAGGGTGACCGCGTCACCATCTACATGCCGATGATCCCGGAAGCGGCTTATGCCATGCTCGCCTGCGCCCGCATCGGCGCGGTGCATTCGGTCGTCTTCGGTGGCTTCTCGCCAGAAGCGCTCGCAGGTCGCATCGTCGACTGTGAATCGACCTTCGTCATCACCTGCGACGAAGGCGTTCGTGGCGGCAAGCCGGTTCCGCTCAAGGAAAATACCGATACCGCGATCGACATTGCCGCCAAGCAGTATGTCATCGTCAACAAGGTGCTGGTGGTTCGCCGCACCGGCGGCAAGGTCGGCTGGGCGCCGGGCCGCGACATCTGGTATCATGAGGAAATTCATACGGTGAAGGCCGATTGCCAGCCGGCCAAGATGAAGGCGGAAGACCCGCTGTTCATCCTCTATACCTCCGGTTCGACCGGCAAGCCCAAGGGCGTGCTGCACACGACCGGCGGCTATCTCGTGTACGCGTCGATGACGCATGAATATGTGTTCGACTATCACGACGGGGACATCTACTGGTGCACGGCCGATGTCGGCTGGGTCACGGGACATTCCTACATCGTCTACGGACCGCTTTCGAACTGCGCGACGACGCTGATGTTCGAAGGCGTGCCGACCTTCCCGGATGCGGGCCGTTTCTGGGAGATCGTCGACAAGCACAAGGTCAACATCTTCTACACCGCGCCGACTGCGATCCGTTCGCTGATGGGTGCAGGCGACGAATACGTCAAACGGTCGGACCGCTCCACGCTGCGCCTGCTCGGTTCGGTCGGCGAGCCGACCAATCCGGAAGCCTGGGAATGGTACCACCGTGTCGTCGGCGACGAGCGTTGCCCGATCGTCGACACCTGGTGGCAGACGGAAACCGGCGGCATCATGATCACGCCGCTGCCGGGTGCGACCGCGCTGAAACCCGGTTCGGCCACACGACCCTTCTTCGGGGTCAAGCCGGAGCTGGTGGACAATGAGGGTCAAGTGCTGGAAGGCGCGACCGACGGCAACCTCTGCATCACCGACAGCTGGCCGGGCCAGGCCCGCTCCGTCTATGGCGATCACGATCGCTTCGTGCAGACCTACTTCTCCACCTACAAGGGCAAGTATTTCACGGGTGACGGCTGCCGCCGGGACGAAGACGGCTATTACTGGATCACGGGCCGCGTCGATGACGTCCTGAACGTTTCCGGTCACCGCCTGGGTACGGCGGAAGTCGAATCGGCGCTGGTCTCGCACCACCTCGTTTCCGAAGCAGCCGTTGTCGGCTACCCGCACACTATCAAGGGTCAGGGCATCTATTGCTATGTCACCCTGATGTCGGGGCATGAGGGCAATGATGCGCTCAGAGCCGATCTGGTGAAGCATGTGCGGACGGAAATCGGCCCGATCGCCACACCGGACAAGATCCAGTTCGCGCCCGGTCTGCCGAAGACGCGTTCCGGCAAGATCATGCGCCGTATCCTGCGCAAGATCGCCGAGGATGATTTCGGCGCGCTCGGCGATACCTCGACGCTCGCCGATCCGGCTGTCGTGGATGATCTGATCGCTAATCGTCAGAACAAGGTGCCACAGTGA